One part of the Vibrio hyugaensis genome encodes these proteins:
- the putP gene encoding sodium/proline symporter PutP has protein sequence MIENSFAITTTFVAYLLIMVAIGVYAYKRTSNSSDYFLGGRSLGPWPAALSAGASDMSGWLLLGLPGYAYAAGIEAFWLAGGLLLGTWANWLINAKRLRTYSIQTDSLTLPEFLSRRFNDKSKLIQTISAFFILLFFLFYTSSGLVAGGKLFETVFGLDYSIAVIIGTVCVVSYTLFGGFLAVSWTDLVQGLLMAAALMIVPVAVMDGGLGQLATDMHNINPELLTLWNDVKGEPLSAIAIISLAAWGLGYFGQPHILARFKASRSNKDLTTARRIAVGWTALSMAGAMLVGLVGLVWVTGHPGTQLDDGEKIFMLLVNTVFHPVIAGILLAAILAAVMSTADSQLLVSSSALAEDFYKQVIKPDATSEEVVMIGRVGVIVISLIALFLAMTPDSSVLGLVSYAWAGFGAAFGPAVVLSLYWSGMNRNGALAGILIGGVTIVVWKQLTGGWFDVYEIVPGIIFSTIAIVVVSKMTGGAAQDVLEQHKEYQKKLVELD, from the coding sequence ATGATAGAAAATAGCTTTGCTATCACGACCACTTTTGTGGCGTATTTACTAATTATGGTTGCCATTGGCGTTTACGCGTATAAGAGGACTTCCAATTCATCTGACTACTTCCTAGGTGGTCGTAGCCTTGGTCCATGGCCAGCGGCACTCTCTGCGGGCGCATCAGACATGAGTGGTTGGTTGCTGCTGGGTCTTCCGGGGTATGCGTATGCAGCAGGTATCGAAGCGTTCTGGCTAGCGGGTGGTCTGCTACTGGGTACGTGGGCAAACTGGTTGATCAATGCGAAGCGTCTACGTACGTATAGTATTCAAACCGATTCACTAACGCTGCCTGAGTTCCTGTCGCGTCGCTTCAACGATAAGTCGAAACTGATTCAGACAATCTCTGCGTTCTTCATTCTTTTATTCTTCCTTTTCTACACCAGCTCAGGCTTGGTTGCAGGGGGTAAACTGTTTGAAACCGTATTCGGCTTAGATTACAGCATTGCCGTTATCATCGGCACCGTGTGTGTGGTTTCGTACACGCTATTTGGTGGCTTCCTGGCGGTATCTTGGACGGATTTAGTGCAAGGTCTATTGATGGCGGCGGCACTGATGATTGTGCCTGTTGCTGTAATGGACGGCGGTCTAGGTCAACTAGCGACTGACATGCACAACATCAACCCAGAGCTATTAACGCTATGGAACGATGTGAAAGGTGAACCTCTATCGGCTATCGCGATCATTTCGCTAGCGGCTTGGGGCCTGGGCTACTTTGGTCAGCCACATATCCTAGCGCGTTTTAAAGCTTCTCGTTCAAACAAAGACCTAACAACAGCGCGTCGTATCGCTGTGGGTTGGACTGCGCTGTCTATGGCGGGTGCAATGCTTGTGGGTCTTGTTGGTCTAGTGTGGGTAACAGGTCACCCTGGTACGCAACTGGATGATGGTGAGAAAATCTTCATGCTATTGGTGAATACGGTATTCCACCCAGTGATTGCAGGTATCCTACTGGCGGCAATTCTTGCGGCGGTAATGAGTACTGCGGATTCACAACTTCTAGTATCTTCATCTGCTCTTGCAGAAGACTTCTACAAGCAAGTGATTAAACCAGATGCAACATCTGAAGAAGTGGTAATGATTGGTCGTGTAGGTGTTATCGTGATTTCTCTTATCGCGCTATTCCTAGCAATGACGCCAGATAGCTCTGTTCTCGGTCTTGTATCTTACGCTTGGGCAGGCTTTGGTGCTGCATTTGGCCCGGCAGTTGTGCTTAGCCTTTATTGGAGTGGTATGAACCGCAACGGCGCACTAGCAGGTATCCTAATCGGTGGCGTGACTATCGTTGTTTGGAAACAACTAACAGGCGGTTGGTTCGACGTATACGAAATCGTACCGGGCATCATCTTCTCTACGATCGCTATCGTGGTTGTGAGCAAAATGACTGGCGGTGCTGCGCAAGACGTACTAGAGCAACACAAAGAGTACCAGAAGAAGTTGGTTGAATTAGACTAA
- a CDS encoding ComEA family DNA-binding protein produces MKAVNVNRASASELAASLPGVGEKKAQAIIDYRKKNGKFKNASDLTNVPGLGDASVAKMKPYLKF; encoded by the coding sequence CTGAAAGCTGTGAATGTAAACAGGGCTTCTGCTTCTGAGTTAGCAGCCTCTTTGCCAGGTGTTGGCGAGAAAAAAGCACAAGCCATCATTGACTATCGCAAGAAGAACGGGAAATTTAAAAACGCGAGTGATTTAACCAATGTGCCTGGGCTCGGTGATGCATCTGTAGCTAAGATGAAGCCATACCTTAAGTTCTAG
- a CDS encoding GNAT family N-acetyltransferase — protein sequence METKRLKLIPACLERAEEAHQAVVRSQKTLEVYLPWVPHVLTLEAMIEGTEKAIANFENFEEELRYFIIEKESHRLIGAIGLMIRDQEVPSFEIGYWLDDAVVGHGYISEAVLELERYAFEDLGARRIAITADSTNLKSRAVAERCGYEFEGELRHDRLSTSGELSNTVVYSKIRH from the coding sequence ATGGAAACGAAACGTCTTAAGCTAATCCCCGCTTGTTTGGAACGTGCAGAAGAAGCACATCAAGCGGTTGTTCGTAGCCAGAAGACACTCGAAGTGTATCTTCCTTGGGTACCACATGTGCTGACACTAGAAGCCATGATTGAAGGAACAGAAAAAGCCATCGCTAACTTTGAAAATTTCGAAGAGGAACTGCGTTACTTCATCATCGAAAAAGAGAGTCATCGCCTGATTGGCGCCATTGGCTTGATGATTCGTGATCAAGAGGTTCCATCGTTTGAAATTGGCTACTGGTTAGATGATGCAGTAGTCGGTCATGGCTACATCTCCGAAGCTGTCCTCGAATTAGAGCGCTACGCCTTTGAAGACCTCGGCGCGAGACGAATTGCCATAACCGCTGATTCGACCAACCTGAAAAGCCGCGCTGTTGCTGAGCGCTGTGGTTATGAATTTGAAGGTGAACTAAGACACGATCGCCTCTCCACTTCAGGAGAGCTCAGTAACACGGTGGTGTATTCTAAAATCCGCCATTAA
- a CDS encoding RNA recognition motif domain-containing protein, protein MKLLVRNLARETTEQDMRALFSAYGKVELCTLVLDQETGLSKGFGFVIMPDEAEAISALEALNLSSVAKSKIRVKVAQD, encoded by the coding sequence ATGAAACTTTTAGTAAGAAACTTAGCTCGTGAAACAACCGAGCAAGATATGCGCGCATTGTTCTCAGCGTACGGCAAAGTAGAACTTTGTACGTTGGTGCTTGACCAAGAGACGGGTTTGTCAAAAGGCTTTGGCTTTGTGATCATGCCGGATGAAGCAGAAGCGATTTCTGCTCTTGAAGCGCTAAACCTATCTAGCGTAGCAAAAAGCAAAATCCGCGTGAAAGTCGCTCAAGACTAA
- a CDS encoding GNAT family N-acetyltransferase: protein MSKQPILTTNRLILRPFDFDDCEQVALLAGEKVISDMTANIPHPYELPMAKVWIATHAPLFQEHRGVSYAITLRSSGELLGAVSLPRIEKGYGTLGYWLGVPYWGNGYAFEASKALIEFAQSHFALSGIRVMHLVENQRSKSVIQKLNVTYVANKILGMQGAEREVCVYQKTFK, encoded by the coding sequence ATGTCAAAACAACCGATACTCACCACTAACCGATTGATTCTTAGGCCCTTTGATTTCGATGACTGCGAACAAGTGGCTTTATTAGCAGGTGAAAAAGTTATCTCCGATATGACTGCCAATATTCCTCATCCATATGAACTGCCGATGGCAAAAGTGTGGATAGCTACGCATGCACCATTGTTTCAAGAGCATCGAGGAGTCTCATACGCCATAACATTGCGCAGCTCTGGTGAATTGCTTGGCGCAGTAAGCTTACCGCGCATCGAAAAGGGCTACGGCACTTTGGGTTATTGGTTAGGGGTTCCTTATTGGGGAAACGGTTACGCTTTTGAAGCGTCTAAAGCACTGATTGAGTTTGCTCAATCACACTTCGCTCTCTCGGGAATAAGAGTGATGCATTTGGTCGAAAATCAACGTTCTAAATCAGTGATACAAAAACTGAATGTCACTTATGTAGCGAACAAAATACTTGGCATGCAAGGTGCCGAGCGCGAGGTTTGCGTTTACCAAAAGACATTCAAATGA
- a CDS encoding Lrp/AsnC family transcriptional regulator codes for MSYQLDRIDLQILRVLHSRGRIPVVELAKQVNLTTSPCSERVKRLEKEGYINGYHAELNAEKLGLDVQVFIHIRLDQTSFSIFEKFAKAVELMPEIEECYSLSGDFDTMIKVRVKNMKAYQEFMSSKLGTLPGVIQTRSEVVIEEHKTGFGVNPELLS; via the coding sequence ATGAGTTATCAATTAGACAGAATTGATTTGCAAATTTTGAGAGTGCTGCATTCTCGTGGTCGAATTCCAGTCGTAGAACTGGCAAAACAGGTAAACCTAACCACATCACCCTGCTCCGAGCGGGTGAAGCGATTAGAAAAAGAAGGCTATATAAATGGCTATCATGCCGAGCTTAATGCTGAAAAGTTAGGGCTGGATGTGCAAGTATTTATCCATATTCGTCTCGACCAAACCAGTTTCTCGATTTTTGAAAAATTTGCTAAAGCAGTGGAGTTGATGCCGGAGATTGAAGAGTGTTATTCACTGTCTGGTGATTTTGACACCATGATTAAGGTAAGAGTGAAAAACATGAAAGCTTACCAAGAGTTTATGTCGAGCAAACTCGGGACGCTTCCGGGTGTGATTCAGACTCGTAGTGAAGTTGTAATTGAGGAACATAAGACAGGATTTGGTGTAAACCCAGAGCTACTAAGCTAA
- a CDS encoding DUF445 family protein has protein sequence MNKSLLTNILAITLMGAGYNIQNDYLWYAGLFAFSGAITNWLAIHMLFEKVPGLYGSGVIPARFEEFKLAIKNLMMDQFFTEANIDRFLNKEMAGGVNINLQPVIEKVDLNPAFDSLVEVIEGSQFGGMLAMFGGAEALQPMRQPFVEKMQESIVELSQSDTIKEALKEQLESPAMMDEIKQNIESIIDQRLSELTPALVKEIVQKMIKEHLGWLVVWGGVFGGLIGVITTCVSA, from the coding sequence ATGAACAAAAGTTTGCTGACTAATATCCTTGCAATCACCTTAATGGGTGCGGGATACAATATTCAAAATGATTACCTTTGGTATGCGGGGTTGTTTGCGTTTTCTGGCGCAATTACCAATTGGCTAGCCATTCACATGCTGTTTGAGAAAGTACCGGGGCTCTATGGCTCAGGTGTCATTCCAGCACGATTCGAAGAATTCAAACTCGCCATCAAAAACTTGATGATGGATCAGTTCTTTACCGAAGCAAACATAGACCGTTTCCTCAACAAAGAAATGGCCGGGGGTGTAAACATCAACCTTCAACCCGTCATCGAGAAAGTGGACTTAAACCCAGCGTTTGACTCACTGGTTGAAGTCATCGAAGGCTCTCAGTTTGGCGGTATGCTTGCCATGTTTGGCGGTGCTGAAGCTCTGCAACCAATGAGACAGCCGTTTGTTGAAAAGATGCAGGAATCGATTGTAGAACTGAGTCAAAGTGACACTATCAAAGAAGCGTTAAAAGAACAGTTAGAATCGCCAGCAATGATGGATGAAATCAAACAAAACATCGAAAGCATTATCGATCAACGCCTGAGCGAACTTACTCCAGCCCTTGTCAAAGAAATCGTGCAGAAGATGATTAAAGAGCACTTAGGCTGGCTTGTCGTTTGGGGCGGTGTTTTTGGTGGTTTAATTGGTGTTATAACCACATGCGTTAGCGCATAG
- a CDS encoding ABC transporter ATP-binding protein produces the protein MFKRFEGFTEPFPKSQPDQPPTGIFAFLRHYTRGFEKPLIIMSIMSTIVAIVEVSLFGAMGQLVDWLSTSNPETFLQDNKSDLIFYGSLLLVVMPILVVVYSLLIHQTLLGNYPMSVRWLAHRYLLNQSLNFYQDDFAGRVATKVMQTSLAVRETVMKTMDVFVYVLVYFTSIIVMLAAADWRLMIPMLVWLLAYIAIQIHFVPKLKDVATEQADARSTMTGRIVDSYTNIQTVKLFSHSKRETEYAKEGMKGFLNTVYRQMRLVTGFDVAVEISNYLLVFSVAALSIYLWLDSAISVGAIAIAISLALRINGMSMWIMWEVGALFENLGTVVDGMKTLSKPIDIKDKDDAKDLQVSQGGIHFDNVSFHYGGNKGVISNLDLNIKPGEKVGLVGRSGAGKSTLVNLLLRFHDVEEGSIKIDGQEISSVTQDSLRSKIGMVTQDTSLLHRSIRDNILYGNPNATEEDLIKATKQAHAHEFIETLTDPFGNVGYDAQVGERGVKLSGGQRQRIAISRVLLKDAPLLVLDEATSALDSEVEAAIQESLNELMQGKTVIAIAHRLSTIAQMDRLIVLDKGNIVEQGTHKELIANNGIYAQLWAHQTGGFLGEEANR, from the coding sequence ATGTTTAAACGATTTGAAGGCTTTACCGAGCCGTTCCCCAAATCACAGCCTGACCAGCCCCCTACTGGGATTTTTGCGTTTTTGCGCCACTACACTCGTGGTTTTGAAAAACCGCTGATCATCATGTCGATCATGTCGACGATTGTCGCGATCGTGGAAGTGTCTCTATTTGGTGCCATGGGGCAGTTGGTTGATTGGCTGTCCACCAGCAATCCAGAAACCTTCTTACAAGACAACAAAAGCGACCTTATTTTTTATGGCTCCTTATTGCTTGTTGTCATGCCTATTTTGGTGGTGGTTTACTCGCTATTGATTCATCAGACTCTGTTGGGTAACTACCCAATGTCGGTGCGTTGGTTAGCACACCGGTATTTGCTCAATCAAAGCTTGAACTTCTATCAAGATGATTTTGCCGGGCGTGTGGCAACTAAGGTGATGCAAACCTCTTTGGCGGTGCGAGAAACCGTAATGAAGACGATGGACGTGTTTGTCTACGTCTTGGTTTACTTCACCAGCATCATCGTTATGTTGGCTGCCGCTGACTGGCGCTTGATGATTCCTATGTTGGTTTGGCTATTGGCATATATCGCGATTCAGATTCATTTTGTACCGAAGCTGAAAGACGTCGCCACCGAGCAAGCGGACGCTCGTTCTACCATGACCGGGCGCATTGTCGACAGTTACACCAACATTCAAACCGTGAAGTTATTCTCCCACAGCAAACGGGAAACCGAGTATGCAAAAGAGGGCATGAAGGGTTTCTTGAATACTGTGTACCGCCAAATGCGCTTAGTTACGGGTTTCGATGTCGCGGTAGAGATCTCCAACTATCTATTGGTGTTCTCGGTTGCTGCGCTATCGATTTACTTGTGGCTTGATAGTGCTATTAGTGTGGGGGCGATTGCGATTGCGATCAGCTTGGCACTGCGGATCAACGGTATGTCGATGTGGATCATGTGGGAAGTCGGTGCCTTGTTTGAAAACTTAGGCACTGTGGTAGATGGTATGAAAACACTGTCTAAACCTATCGACATCAAAGACAAAGACGACGCGAAAGATCTACAAGTGTCTCAAGGTGGTATCCACTTTGACAATGTCAGCTTCCATTATGGAGGGAACAAGGGGGTGATCAGCAACCTCGATCTCAATATCAAACCAGGTGAAAAAGTTGGCTTGGTTGGTCGCTCTGGGGCAGGTAAATCCACCTTAGTGAACTTGTTACTGCGTTTCCACGATGTGGAAGAAGGCAGCATCAAGATTGATGGACAAGAGATCTCGAGTGTAACGCAAGATTCTCTGCGCTCGAAGATTGGCATGGTAACGCAAGACACATCATTGCTGCACCGTTCAATCCGCGACAACATCTTGTATGGCAACCCAAATGCGACCGAGGAAGATTTGATCAAAGCGACCAAACAAGCGCATGCGCACGAGTTTATCGAAACCCTAACCGACCCGTTTGGCAACGTTGGGTACGACGCGCAAGTGGGTGAGCGTGGTGTGAAACTGTCTGGTGGCCAACGTCAACGTATCGCCATTTCGCGAGTGCTACTGAAAGACGCTCCTTTGTTGGTTCTTGATGAAGCGACCTCAGCATTAGATTCAGAAGTTGAAGCGGCAATTCAAGAAAGCCTGAACGAGCTAATGCAAGGTAAAACGGTTATTGCTATTGCACACCGTTTATCGACCATTGCCCAAATGGATCGTCTGATTGTTCTCGATAAAGGCAACATCGTCGAACAAGGTACACACAAAGAGTTGATCGCCAACAACGGTATTTATGCTCAACTTTGGGCACACCAAACCGGCGGTTTTCTTGGGGAAGAAGCAAATAGATAA
- a CDS encoding arginine deiminase-related protein, with product MLLHESVPQNAHGKEESTQSALRHTANCVVMVPPKEFRFNEETAQDNEFQHQVSLTQEEVSHNTMAEFSAMVETLRKEGVQVVEFDYPQSDITTPDAVFPNNWFSTTPEGTLYTFPMACENRQHEVRPGALVAALVQAGREVHQQDSLTEYLNEEAYLESTGVMVFDHFNKTVYAALSQRCDRLVLEDYAKRIGYDRVISFQTRLPSGAPIYHTNVMMAVGEQFCVICDEVIPEFERRFVLKSLAKDKQVISISLEQMNQFCGNILQLETVRGDKVIAMSQSAYDAFSPAQRNQLATHGKLLPFDVSTIESIGGGSVRCMLGEVFLPSRKAVL from the coding sequence ATGCTACTACACGAATCAGTGCCTCAGAATGCACATGGAAAAGAAGAAAGCACGCAAAGTGCTCTGCGTCATACCGCAAATTGCGTTGTGATGGTGCCGCCGAAAGAGTTTCGTTTTAATGAAGAAACCGCGCAAGACAACGAGTTTCAACACCAAGTTTCTCTGACTCAAGAAGAAGTCTCACATAACACCATGGCTGAATTTTCCGCGATGGTTGAGACATTGCGTAAAGAAGGCGTACAAGTAGTAGAGTTTGATTACCCTCAATCTGACATCACCACACCAGATGCGGTGTTCCCAAATAACTGGTTCAGCACGACCCCAGAAGGCACTTTGTATACTTTCCCAATGGCGTGTGAGAACCGTCAGCATGAAGTTCGTCCAGGTGCGCTGGTGGCGGCGTTAGTACAAGCCGGTCGCGAAGTTCATCAACAAGACTCACTAACCGAATACCTGAATGAAGAAGCCTACTTAGAGAGCACAGGCGTGATGGTGTTCGATCACTTCAACAAAACCGTGTACGCCGCGCTTTCACAACGTTGTGACCGACTAGTGTTAGAAGACTACGCCAAACGTATCGGTTACGACCGCGTGATTTCTTTCCAAACCCGTTTGCCGTCAGGTGCACCGATTTACCATACCAACGTAATGATGGCGGTGGGTGAGCAGTTCTGCGTAATTTGTGATGAAGTAATCCCGGAGTTCGAACGTCGTTTTGTGCTTAAGTCACTAGCAAAAGACAAACAGGTCATCTCAATTTCCCTTGAACAGATGAACCAGTTTTGCGGCAACATTCTGCAGTTGGAAACCGTACGAGGCGACAAGGTGATTGCGATGTCTCAATCCGCCTATGATGCGTTTTCACCAGCACAGAGAAACCAACTGGCAACACACGGTAAATTACTGCCATTTGATGTTTCGACGATCGAATCTATTGGCGGCGGCTCTGTACGCTGCATGCTAGGTGAAGTGTTCTTACCAAGTCGCAAAGCCGTGCTGTAA